The Phragmites australis chromosome 13, lpPhrAust1.1, whole genome shotgun sequence DNA window GGAATAGACCTCGCGAAGTGTCCTTCGACGACCTTCATGAGGAATTGACTCCCAAGGGCTCACTGGCCCTTCGAGCTGTACCCATTCGATAGGATCTCCCTAAGAGCACACAGGATCCTCGCTCCTCTTCACCAAAGTCGTCTTTTTGTGCATGCGTGGACCTTCCCACACTAATTCTTAGTGACGACGACGAGGAACCTTCGGATCCGCACGTGACCGCTAAGCCAGCAGTAGGGGAAACTGAGGCCGAAGGAGCCGAGAATGTTGAGGCGGTAGCTGACTCGTCATCTTCCTCTTCGTCTTTGAGTTCCTCCTCTGACGACAAGTCATCCGGTGGCCACAGAGCCACAGAGACCAAAGAGGAGACTTCGCCGCTCAACGTGGCGGAAAGGGGCTTATGAGTCACAGCGGCTTACTCAATGCGAAGGCTATTAACGCCGAAGCCTTCATGATTTCATCGTTTGAGCCAAGCTCGGGGGAGGTCaatgatgcgaagaagatttttagcaccTTCGTTCTACCCAAGCTTGAGATTTCTCTCACGCGAAAGGCCACTGTGGAGCTCATCGACGCTTCCGATGTGGCCATTGCGAAGGTATTTGTacatattttattatgtttatttatttattactgTCCTGCATTGTTTTCTCGGTTATTCGTTCTCATACCAGTGCGCTATCGCAGGCTATGCTTATCTCGCGCGCTCAGCGCAAGCAGGCGGAGAATTTCGAGGCCCGCACAAGAAATGCAGAGACACAAAGGGACATATTTCGGGTCCAGGCGGAGAAGGCCGAAGAAGCCCAAAAATGGGAGTTCAGCGATGAGCGAGGGAGGCTGATCTACGCTTGCAGTAGCTTGAAAAAGAAGTGAGCTCCCTTCGCTCAGGCAAACAGAGCGCAGAGGAAGAGGTCACATGCCTTCGGCATAATCTAATGGCGTCTGAAGCTCAAGTTTCAGAGCTGCAAGCCCTTTGCACCACTGAAAAAGCTAAAACGCAGCGGCTACGCAAAGAGTTGGACAAGGCGAAGGCGCTATCCGAGGACTCCCTCACTGTGCTTGGAGAACTGGAGCTGAAGGCCATTGCAGCCTACGAAGCCATTAGCAATACCTTTGATGGAATTGGTGCTTCGGCCCTGCCTCTAACGCTTGACCTTGTTGGgctgggtggacttattggATGGATCAGTGAAACCAGCGGCAGCCTTTTTCCTACGGCCCAGTTGTACGGTGACTTTTGTGCCATGGTCTCAACTAGAAGTTTAGTCCAGTCAATTGAGATGACTCGCTATGACCATCACATTGCGCCTCAAAAACCCACCTTCTGCTACTCATCGGATATGTCAACTTCGGCCGTGTCGAGGGCATCGAAGGCCACTACGCGGTCATTCACTACCAATTATTGGTGTAAACACAGCCGCGAGCTCGCCCTCTGGGAGGCGGAAATCAATCACCAGTGAGTACGtgtttttgctattttttttgaGGGTCGGGATTTCCACCGTTTGCGCATTCATTGAACCTTTTTGCTGCAGGCGAAAGCGAAGGAGAACCCTTTGACTAAGGCGATGACCGCGGCGGTCGAAGAACCCAAGAAGGTGTGAAGAAAAAGCGTGAATCGTCATGTTAGGTTTTGTACATTTTGTTATCGACTGAAGCATTCtgtaatatatataattttatttgttattaaatgttttgactatcttCGCTCCCTACGCAGGTCCTCCACTCAGACATTGCACAGGTAGCCGAAGATGCtgttcccatcactatgatgcgagacaattttttcatgtcttggtcttgctgggactccTTCCACCGCCTCCACCTAGCTATCGATTTCGAGAGGTACTGGAGGGCGAAGTGTAGGGCTTATGACATGATGAATGTGAAATCCAAAGCGTTTTGGAAGTCTTTTAGCCCTTCGGTTTTAGAGACTTGTAGGGCTGAGCGTGAGTCTTGTCGGATTGCGCGTGGAGACGTTGAGCCTCCGCATATTCTCATCGACCCGAAGTCCGAGCTGGAAGACAATAACCGTGGGTTCTCGCCCCGccagtttcaattttgttaccATTGAGGGCCTTCTACGCAAATAGTGCGACATATCGAAGGCGGGAGCACTTCGCCTGTATCTTCGtctaccacttcttcatcttctttatgcctttcaatttggcattagccgatggtataaggattttgttgatcctgatgttgatgattttgcgGAATAAAGAATGTTGAGATGATTATTATGTTTTGTTATTATATATTGTGCTTATCGAGTCGATCCTTATCGATTTggaccttcggcagcaccgCGCGCGAAGTGTAATCTTGAcaacgccgtcccccccccccctccgactTTGAAGCCGGATGGACCTTGGGCAGCAACGTACGTGAAGCATCATTCGGAGAACGCCATCCCCCCCGACCTTGAaaccgtagggaccttcggcagtaACGTAAGCGAAGCATCATTTAGAGAATGTTGTCCCCCCTCGACCTTGAAGCCATAGGGACCTTTGGCAGTAGCGCAAGCGAGGCATCAATTTTTGACTTTTCTCTTAATGGCTCGATAGTGCATATCTCGGTTTCGCGTTGTAATTGCTATTGATCATAAACGCTATCACAAATTACGTAGCGATGGTCATCCAGGCTTCGACTtttatttcatcaaattttcatttttttcctatAGACTTCCCATATTTTGGGATTAACGTCGTGCTTCTTCGTTCGATGtccctttttgttgtttttctttttcttttttgttttcgaAGGTATCTTGTGCCTTCGGCATGGTGTAGGCGCTCACAGCCCCCTTTTTTtggtgtgggggcaggcactcttagcccctgacttttagcCGATAGGTGCGTCGCCttttgaggtcgagcagcacttcagctttttttcttccgaaggtatgtttctcTTTTGGTGCGGGGacatgcactcttagcccccgacttagccgagaggtaCGCTACCTTCTTTGAGGCtaagcagcacttcggcttttttcttccgaaggtttgtttctccttcagtgcgggggcagacactcttagcccccgacttagccgagaggtgcgccgccttctttgaggtcaagcagcacttcggcttttttcttctgaaggtttgtttctccttcggtgtgggggcaggcactcttagcccctgacttagcTGAGAAGTGCGTCGTCTtctgaggtcgagcagcacttcggctttttttcttccgaaggtttgtttctccatcagtgcgggggtaggcactcttagcccccaacttacCCGAGAGGTGCGCCGTCTTCTGAGGTTGagcagcacttcagcttttttcttctgaaggtttgtttctccttcggtgcaggggcaggcactcttagcccacgacatagccgagaggtgcgccgccttctgaggtcgagcagcacttcagcttttttcttctgaaggtttgtttctccttcggtgtgagggcagacactcttagccccctacTTAACTGAGAGGTgtgccgccttctttgaggtcgagcagccCTTTGGCTTTTTTTAAGCATTACAGACATTCATGTGTAACTCGATCATAATTACTTTGCCATAGAGGCGAGGATGCTGCAGCAAGAAATTCTTTAAAATATGGACAACTTCGAAGCAACCCATGATCGAAGTTTCGCCGCGGGTTTGCGCTGGTCCAAAGTCGAAGGgtaagatgtctttctttgatATTTCATACCTCGACTTTTATGGCGAGTTCTCAGCGCGCTTCTTGTtgattggtgtgcttcctttCTGCGAAGGCTTGCAACACTTCGATGATGAATTATGCATACTCAACAAAAGTACACGCTTTCTTGGGggtattttcatatatattagagggtttacaaaggtcgctgcctcattaaaaacctcacaccctaacgaagggttccccctgtgaggaaaagagtacaacgcCCATACACTGTTTTGAtaaaatgaaaggaaaacaaaattacataaatgttgCATTGGTTCATGTGCTTCGCCCATTGATGCGAAGACTTCCTCGgttactacacatagaacttgcgaaggttgtcggcattccaagtgtgcaggagctcatcaccttcgatagtagccaagtgataagaTCCGGGCCTTAAtgacctcttcaccaagaaagGTCTGTCCCACTTGCTTTGCAATTTTCCCATGGCGGAAGCATTGTTGAGTCTTCACAGTACCAAATCCCCAGGGGAGAAGTCCTTTGgggacactttcttgtctcttcatcttctagtctcctcctgATATCTTTTGATGTCAATTCTTCGCTTTCTACTGATTCATTCGTGACTCGAAATGATCTATTTTTACATTCCTTCggagtcattgcctcttcaCCGAAGAGCAGACGAAATGGTGTGAACCAAGTCGGTCTTGTTACCATTGTTCTTACAGACCATAAGACCTTTGGCAACTCttccacccactttccttttggcaggcCTTGCAGACATCTTGTGACACCAGCAAAAACAATGATGTTTGCCCTTTCCACGgctccatttgactgtgggtgatacactgatgcgaagtggactttgattcccaGGTCTTCGCAGAATTGCCTGAACCCTTCGCTATCAAATTGCATGCTGTTATCAACGGTCACTTCACGTGGAACTCCGAAGCGGCCGACGAtgttctgccacaagaatttttggatatttcttgatgttatattCACTAGCGGCACTGCCTCCACCCACTTGGAAAAGTACTCTACTGCGACGACAGCGTAACGCAAGTTTCCCAGGGTAGCTGGTAACTGTCCGataatgtcaattccccaccgcgTTAACGGTCAGATCGGTGGTATGAGCTGTGTCTTTGTTGAAGACCTGTTTGAACCCTTTGCCAAGTACTGGCACTGCGTACAACTTCGGACTATATACTCCGCATCGTAGACCGCCTTTGGCCAAAAAATCCTTGCCTGAATGCTTTTCCGATGAGAGCTCGAGTGCCTACGTGCGAGCCACACAGtcctccatgtatttctctCAGCAAGTTTTGCCCCTCTGCATGGGATATACATCGCACCATCGGTGCACagactcccatcttgtacaagtcgtcccccacaattttgtagtttctggctctCTAGGCCATGCGCTTCGCCTCAACATTATCTTCGGGCTCATAGTAGCCACGGAGATAAGCCATTATGGGAGAGCACCAATCTTTGCTCTCAATTATAGCGACTCAGCGTGCCTTCTGTGAAGAGGCCTCTACAGCTGGCACCTTCAATTTCTGATAAAACACATCTGGCGGTATCGACAGATTTTGCACCGTGGCTTTTGCGAGGTCATCGGCCTcgaagttgtcatttcttgatatgctcttgactgtgaatcccaGAAAGTGTTTTTCAATGCTTCGAACTGCTGCCATGTATTTGACTAGTTCTGGCTTCTTCGTCTGAAAtatcttgtcaatttggcttgctatcaCTTTAGAGTTCGTCTTTACCAATACCCTTCGGGCAAGGAGAACTACTTCATACTCCGCAACGTTGTTTGTTGATCGAAACTCGAGCTTGGGGGCGTATCTCAACTTCACTCCCAAAGGCGAAGACAGCACTGCCACCACACCAGCGCCTGAGGCCCCCAGGCTCCATCACAATATGCGATCCAAACCGGGTCTAATGGTACTTCTTCTGGAGCTTTGGCCTGCGGCGTCCAATCTGCCACAAACTCCGCTAATGCCTGAGACTTCAACGCTGTTCTTGCAACGAAAACTATCATGAATGGTGCGATCTCTACagcccattttgcaatcctccctatagcttcacgattttcaaacatgtcacgaaggggtagggaggtgggtattgtaatcttgtgagccgtaaagtaatggcgaagcttctgcgatgccattactagtgcatAGGACACCTTTTCCATTTCGGAGTAGAACCTCTTCAGGCCCGCCAAAGCCTCCGATACATAGTATACCGAAAATTGTTGCaacttgttattttcttgcTTTCTTGCACGAGTACGACACTTACTGCCAAAGGGGATGCTGCTATGTATAGCAACAACTCAGCCTCGGGATCGGGGCTGGACAGGGCCATGAGCTTCGTTAGATATTTCTGCAACTCGTCGAAGGCTTCCTGCTGCTCCGCGCCCCATTTGAAGGGGTCAACGCCTCTtagcgttttgaagaaaggtaggcttcgctcGGGCTGATTTTGCGATGAACTGGTTTAGCGCTGCCAACATGCCTGCCAGGCGCtgtgcttgtttcctgctctgCGGGGTCTCATGCCCCTTTTCAAGACCAAGAAGCCCAGCAACCTTTCAGACTGCACCCCAAATGCGCATTTTTCAGGGTTCAACTTTAGGCCTGCACTTCGCAGGTTTTCTAAAGTTTCCCGAAGGTCTTTTAGGTGGTGGTCCTTTCTgatgcttttgaccactatgtcatcgacGTATGCCAAGACATTTCGCCCTAGCTGTGAATTCAGCATTGTCTGTACCAACCTGGCGAAGGTGACGCCAGCATTCCGAAGGCCAAAGGCCATCCTTACAAAGCAATATataccgaaggaggttctgaaacttgtttttttctcgttctccttcgccatccaaacctggtggtacccagagtatgCATCCAGAAAACTCAATATCTCACAGCCAGCAGCAGAGTCCACTAGCTGATCAATTCGTGGTACTGGAAAGTCGTCCTTCGGACAAGCTCTGTTTAGgtctgtgaaatctacacacattctccacttgccattacttttcttgactagcACCGGGTTTGCCAGCCACCCCGAATACAATACTTCGCGCACCACGCCAGCATCAAGCAACACTTGCACTTCAGCTTTAGCtgcctcttccctctcttttgaaGCCTTCCGAAGCTCTTGCTTCTTGGGATTCACATTTGGCTCTACATTTAAAGtgtgttgaatgatttctctgctgactccttgcaaatccttcggaGACCAGGCAAAGATATCTTCGTTGTTGCGAAGGAACATTATCAACCTTCGCTGAGCTTCTTCTGTGATTTCTGCCCCGATGACGACTTTTTTGTTTGGCTTGTCTGGACACAACGGCACTTTCTTAGTCTGTCCTTATACTCCAGCCTTCACTATTTTGTGTACCTTCGGTTGCTCTTCGCGCTCTTCATGATCCATCAAAGGTCCAGCCATTACGTGGACATTTCGCCGGCCTGGAGTATTTCCCACCAATCCTACGGGCCACCTGTTGATCTCTGAGCACCGTTATAACACCTCCAGGACCATgcatcttcatgcacagatatgcatggtgcggtattgctccgaatgtattcAGGACTCCTCGTCCAAATATTGCATTAtagggatagttgatatcaaCCACATTGAAGGTGATATCCTTCGTTCAAAAGTTTGACCCTTTGCCAAATGACACCAGGGTTGCTATCTTccccaaagcattgattgctTTCCCCCTAAGCCTAGTAGCGGGGACCCAGCCTGGTGAAGGTCACTTCGCTGCAAACCCAACCTGTCGAAAGCATCGTTGAAGATGATATCTGCCGAGCTTCTGCCATCTATCAGAAttctgtgcacttcatttcctgaaatgtttgcTGTAACCACGAAGGCGTCCGTATGTGGGTAATAtagaaccctcatgtcctcctgtgagaaggtaatgggcacatCGGACCACCTTGAATGGACATAAGTTGGCCATACACcaacgtggttaacccttcgcacatattctttccGCTGCCTCTTCGATTCTTTTTCCTGATTGGATCCTCCAGAGATTGCCAACACAATGTTGTATCCATGGTTTACAGTGCTCACCGATCTGCTGGTCTTCGGGGGGGCTTCGATCGTAGGTCTTGGTGGAGGCAGAGGTAGCTCTCCTTGGAAAGCCAATTGACCGGCTGTTTGGTCTGGCGGGGCCAAAGGTACATGAACATATTGGTGTGTCGGCACAACCATTGGTCGCCACTAGTTAGCGAACGTTGTGCTTGGGTTGCGGGTCTGATtgttttcccatgctttgccctgtctgaaatgtgtggcatgatgcacgATTCTTGCATGATCGAAGGATTGTTTcgctaagctttctttcatggccatgacctatGGGCACGTTTAGTCCTATGACCAGTACCTTTGCCATGTAACTCACAGTACAATGTGGCCGGGTCCTGCGGAGCCCGtccacctcggcctcctcaACCTCGGCCTCTGACACTCTAGCCACCTCAAGTAGCCCCGCCTTGTGCTTCGCTTATCTCCTAGAGACTTCGACTGGTTCGAAGTCTATctggttgacttctttttgcttcGATGTGTACTCAAATGCTTCGGCTTTTTTGACATGCTTCGATCTGTCTCTGGAGTGTCCAGTGCTTGCCTCTCTGGCTGATACATTTGTCTTTAGCGTTTTTGAAGCTGCCATCTCACTCTTCCTCTGAAGATGATCCAACTTGGACCTTACGTACTTTTCCATCTTATTGAAGAGCTCATGTACACTCTCTAGCCTCTTTCGTGTAAGCTTTCCTGCCAaaagccctcctctgatgccttgtatagcggcatcaatgatggtgtcttcgCTCAAGCCCTTCGCTTGGCAGCTAATGTGTACAAAGCGATGCATATAGCTCTACAGTGTCTTTGTGGGCTGttgcttcagtgcgaagaggtcgtTGGCGGTAACCTTGTCCGCTCGATTACCTTGGAAATTACTATATAAGGCATtgcgcaattgctcccatgaataaatGGATACTGGAGGCAACGTAGAATACCATGACCTCACTATCCCTTTAACCgccaatacaaaggccttcgccagtgtCACATCGTCTCCTCCAGCGCATTAGACTACCGCCTCGAAACTCATTACAAACTCTCTCAGATTtgactctccgtcaaacattaccactctAGATATCTTGAAGCCCGAATGCTACAGCTGGTTCTGCAAGCCAACGGAGAGCGGTGACTCTGGATCACCCACGCATGACCGTCGTCGAAGGTCCTGCGCCGGTCGTGTTATGACTTCTGACGGAGTCATGTGGCGAGCCATTTCATCTGCGCGATGCAgcatgtcaatctcttcttgcattttcgcccgtactcaaccactccacgctaggatttacagtttcaccccgCTCCCCCCAACTACCACATTCCcggcatattcgggggtattatggtaccatcaagtacatctgCACATTTACAGCTATACCCTAAGCGGCTACATGGGCTTCGACGCCCACCAAGCACCTTCGGTCAGCCTCGGTGCTGCACCCTGActcacccttcggtctccatcCGAAGGTTCGCCATAGTCTTCGCCTATTCTGATCCCCGGTGTCGCGGGTTGACCTTCGGGCTCTAACCGAAGGTCCGTTAGAGCCTTCGCCTATGCTGACAATTGGCGTCGCGGATCGACCTTCAGCCTCCGACCGAAGGCtcgccagagccttcgcctgcacTTCTTGAAACACAACTGTAATATTCATCAGTGCTCAACCACCGACAGACTTCGACTCGTCATCTGAAGGGGTATAGGAGATCATCCCCAAACAAAAAGGTATAATGTCCTGAAGTGATTTCACAATGATTTAAGTATAAAATCTCGGCAATATGGCACTTGACTTTAAGTTAGGGTGTGTTATAGGAGGGTTGAGCTCATGCATGTGCTGGATACAGTATGCTACTCCCATAATTATCCTCAGCCTACCATTCCAATCAATATGATCAAATTCCTCAACTGCAAAAAGCGAAGCAAAGCATTTCGATTTGACCACAAAGCTCAGAGAGTAAACAATCCAAAATTCGAATAGCACAAACAGCTCTTACCATGGAGATGTTCGTATAGTGTTCCATTGGGCGCATATTCCAACACCATCATCCTCATGAAAGGCTCTTCCTCCTCACAGTATGAAGTTCTTATGATTAATTCGTGAGAGCGAGTCTATgtgttcagaaaaaaaaagagaagttaGAGAAGCAGTTTGTTTCACACCAACCGCGTACATTACAATTTGATTTAACTGTGCAGAGTTACCCCacgataaaataaaattgaattaCCTTTTTCCTGAATCGCCCTTCTGAATGCTTTGACCAATCTTTGCTAGACGTAATCATAGTTGATACATATCTCGACACCACTCGATAAGGTTCCCTTATATGTACAGTGTAGTGCGGATAGCTTGCAACAATATTACTGAAGTCCTCACAAGCACCTTCCAGCTCGGAGCGCTGCAGCTTGGGTACTCCTAAAATACATTAGGGGAAAAATTATTGCTATTTCTAGGAGACAATTCAACTAGATATTTTTTACACTCCTTAAACAGGATGAGTTCAATTAGAAGCGAATTTGTGTCCTGTGATCATCgtaaacaaaattttaatgCAAGACACTAGTTCACTTTATGCTAACCGCTGACATGTAGAGGTGGAACAATTGCACATACTTCCACTGAACATGACCTCTAAAGATGGAAAGAAGATGAAACTATGCTATGTTTTTTGTTGCAACAGATACATTCACTTCGCGGGCGTTGGCAAATGCGACAGACTCGCCTAGGCCCTCCACCGCAACGGCCCCTGCGTCGAGCCCTACGGCACTATTGACCTCCCGTGCGCCGATGTCGCCGCCCGCCCAATGCACTACCACCACCATCAGAAGGGTGGCTGCCGTCGCAGGGGCCCCGACTCGGGAGGAGGCCGGCCGCTCGTACGATCCAGATCGAGCGGGGAGAGCAGGCTAGTGGCACACACCACCCAGATCGATGGGGAGAAGAGGTCGGCTGCGCGCACGACCAGGATCGGGCGAGGAGAGGTGATCGGCGGCGCACGTCTTGGAGAGGAGGCTGCCGACGCGCACCACCCGGATCGGGCGGTGAGAGGAGGCCGGCGGCGCGCATCGGGTCAAAAGGCCGGCGGCGTGCGTAAATGTGACGAGAGCAAACGAAGGGAGAAGAAAACGAACCCCAGCGGAatggataaaaaaataagaaaaaaagttaaAGTGTATAACTTAGGTATAAGAGATACAAGTAATTATTAAtatgtcttttttattttctaagtATACCCAtatgatactaatgatgctcTCAAATGATACTAATAATGTTGGTGGAAAAAACAATACCATGTTGTGAGTTTGAACCATTAGATGAAGGAAATAGACAATGTGCATTTATTCTAGGGAACCCTAAAAGTCCTCTTTTTTAAAACATGTTGGGCACACATTTCATTAAGCAGAAAGGAGATTTTTGTTACAG harbors:
- the LOC133889411 gene encoding uncharacterized protein LOC133889411 gives rise to the protein MVAAQRCAMAYLHQRQSSSAERIVIHFNFFSYFFIHSAGVRFLLPSFALVTFTHAAGLLTRCAPPASSHRPIRVVRVGSLLSKTCAADHLSSPDPGRARSRPLLPIDLGGVPKLQRSELEGACEDFSNIVASYPHYTVHIREPYRVVSRYVSTMITSSKDWSKHSEGRFRKKTRSHELIIRTSYCEEEEPFMRMMVLEYAPNGTLYEHLHDSRHECLVRSILQRKYAPE